The window CTTATTCAGTACCACTTTCTCCTCCCGTGTGAGTGTAACAAACCCCTAGTACGTAACTTTTCAACTATCTCTTGAACATCTTCCATTGAGTAAAGTCTCTTGTAATACTCCACAGCAAGAAGCTCCAATTCCTCCGAGGTTGAGACCCAAACATCATTCTCATTCCGCAACATTTCAATCCGGTTATGCCTTCGCCTTATTACCGTTGATGTGTGGAAATATGAAGTGTTCCTATCACGAAGAGTAACCCATTTCTCTCTTGATTTTTGGAACCATAACACCTCTTCCTACTCCAAGActatatcaaatgattttaacaaatcttcttctttctgtatTAGCTCATCCGTATGATATAAGTCTAAGGTGTCCTGAAATGTCTTAATCTCACCAATCAGAGTTTCCTTTGTCTTCTGAATGTCTCCAAACACATCTCGATTCCACCTTTTAAGTGTATTCTGCAGCGCAGCCAACGCCTCCGTTGTCTTATGGCGATCATCCCATGATGCCCCTAACAGTTCCTTAAAGCTAGGATGCTTCAACCATGCTGCTTCAAATCTGAAAGGCCTACGTCTCGGATCGCGGGTTACCACTGGGCACATCTAAACATACAAAGGAGAATGATCTGATGCAAGGAAAGGGAGATGTGTGACACGCGGATCCTGCCATTTCAATCTCATCTGAGGACAACTCAACAATCTATCAAGTCGTTTTGCCACAAAGTTACCTTCTGTCCTCCCTCTCTTCCATGTGAATTGATTCCCACAAAACCCCAAATCAATCAAGGATAAACTATTGATCCAATTACCAAACTCCAATGAGTCCGACGACAGTCTCCCATTTCCCCCTGATTTCTCATCCACCCTAACAATTGTGTTAAAATCACCTCCTATCAAAACTGGTTCCTCTAAACTACTAATAATCCCACTCAGCTTCGCCCATAAGCCACTCCTTCGACTCGCTGATGGGGCTGCATAGACCACAATAACATTAATCACCTCTGAGTCTGATGAGATCCTCGCATGGATGAACTGATCAGCCGACTCCACTACCATTAAATCTCCAATATTCGATCGCAATAATAACCAAATACCACCGCTCTGACCCTCCGCGTCTACTCGAAAAGACTGCTCAAACCCCAACCCATGACAAATTCGAGCCGCTCTATCCCCAACCGCATGAGTTTCAAATAATGCTAGTAAATCAGTCTTATGCTTCTTCAACATATAACGGATTACGCGTCGGAATGTGGGTTTATTCGCCCCCCCCAGCAGTTCCATAATAGACAATTCATAAGGATTTGTAGAATCTAGTACCAAACTACCGGGGAAAATAGTCATGTTTCACCCGCAACTTCCACACCCGCCTCCGCTGCCTGCGGCGGAGCCAAACCACTAACCAATCAAACACCAGTACGAAGATCATTCTGTACATTTGATGTCTGTATGACAGTCGCCAAATTACGTCCCATAAGCTGATCACTCGAATCAACTACCTGATTTTGTGCATACACCCCACCAAAACTCACCATATCTCACGTATCCACACGAAGTCTTTTCCCATTCTTGGAGATTCGTTCTTTCTCATTATTGGGCCCAAATATCAATCCTCGCATGGGCCTGGAACTTGATATTTTCTTCTGATG is drawn from Camelina sativa cultivar DH55 chromosome 1, Cs, whole genome shotgun sequence and contains these coding sequences:
- the LOC104709578 gene encoding uncharacterized protein LOC104709578 codes for the protein MVVESADQFIHARISSDSEVINVIVVYAAPSASRRSGLWAKLSGIISSLEEPVLIGGDFNTIVRVDEKSGGNGRLSSDSLEFGNWINSLSLIDLGFCGNQFTWKRGRTEVVTRDPRRRPFRFEAAWLKHPSFKELLGASWDDRHKTTEALAALQNTLKRWNRDVFGDIQKTKETLIGEIKTFQDTLDLYHTDELIQKEEDLLKSFDIVLE